The Azospirillum brasilense genome window below encodes:
- the ffh gene encoding signal recognition particle protein, with the protein MFDGLTGRLGDIFDKLRRRGALSEEDVNAALREVRVALLEADVALPVVKQFVNQVKERAIGQEVLRSITPGQQVIKIVHDNLVEMLGQGEEINLNAAAPVPILMVGLQGSGKTTSTAKIALRLKNRDRKKVLMASLDVRRPAAQEQLKVLGEQTGVATLPIVPGQDPVAIARRAIETGRREGYDVVMLDTAGRLSIDEELMAEVAAVRDATKPAETLLVADAMTGQDAVTVATNFNDKVGITGILLTRVDGDARGGAALSMRQITGKPIKLLGMGEKIDALEAFHPDRIAGRILGMGDVVSLVEKAAESIDKEEAEKLARKMEKGQGFDLDDMASQLKQLRKMGGMSGLMGMLPGIGKIKNQLKDANIDDGVIKRQEAIISSMTKKERKHPELIKASRRKRIAAGSGTSVQEVNKLLKQYDTMRGMMKQVQKLGQKGLMRHGLQSLLPKNFRGPN; encoded by the coding sequence ATGTTCGATGGCCTGACCGGACGCCTGGGCGACATCTTCGACAAGCTGCGCCGCCGCGGCGCGCTGAGCGAGGAGGATGTCAACGCCGCGCTGCGCGAGGTGCGCGTGGCGCTGCTGGAGGCCGACGTCGCCCTGCCGGTGGTCAAGCAGTTTGTCAACCAGGTCAAGGAACGCGCGATCGGCCAGGAGGTCCTGCGCTCGATCACCCCCGGCCAGCAGGTCATCAAGATCGTCCACGACAACCTCGTGGAGATGCTGGGGCAGGGCGAGGAGATCAACCTCAACGCCGCCGCCCCCGTGCCGATCCTGATGGTCGGCCTGCAGGGCTCGGGCAAGACCACCAGCACCGCCAAGATCGCGCTGCGCCTGAAGAACCGGGACCGCAAGAAGGTCCTGATGGCCTCGCTGGACGTGCGCCGTCCGGCGGCCCAGGAGCAGCTGAAGGTGCTGGGCGAGCAGACCGGCGTCGCCACGCTGCCGATCGTTCCTGGCCAGGACCCCGTCGCCATCGCCCGCCGCGCCATCGAGACCGGCCGGCGCGAAGGCTACGACGTGGTCATGCTCGACACCGCCGGCCGCCTGTCCATCGACGAGGAGCTGATGGCCGAGGTCGCGGCCGTGCGCGACGCGACCAAGCCGGCGGAAACGCTGCTGGTCGCCGACGCCATGACCGGCCAGGACGCGGTGACGGTCGCCACCAACTTCAACGACAAGGTCGGCATCACCGGCATCCTGCTGACCCGCGTGGACGGCGATGCCCGCGGCGGCGCCGCCCTGTCGATGCGCCAGATCACCGGCAAGCCGATCAAGCTGCTGGGCATGGGCGAGAAGATCGACGCCCTGGAGGCCTTCCACCCCGACCGCATCGCCGGCCGCATCCTCGGCATGGGCGACGTGGTGTCGCTGGTCGAGAAGGCCGCCGAGAGCATCGACAAGGAAGAGGCCGAGAAGCTCGCCCGCAAGATGGAGAAGGGCCAGGGCTTCGACCTCGACGACATGGCCTCCCAGCTCAAGCAGCTGCGCAAGATGGGCGGCATGTCCGGCCTGATGGGCATGCTGCCGGGCATCGGCAAGATCAAGAACCAGCTCAAGGACGCGAACATCGACGACGGGGTGATCAAGCGCCAGGAGGCGATCATCTCCTCGATGACGAAGAAGGAGCGCAAGCACCCCGAGCTCATCAAGGCGTCGCGCCGCAAGCGCATCGCCGCCGGCTCCGGCACCAGCGTGCAGGAGGTGAACAAGCTGCTCAAGCAGTACGACACCATGCGCGGTATGATGAAGCAGGTGCAGAAGCTGGGGCAGAAGGGGCTGATGCGCCACGGGCTGCAGAGCCTCCTGCCGAAGAATTTCCGGGGACCGAACTGA
- a CDS encoding pentapeptide repeat-containing protein: protein MPPAQGFGTNTPRTKLTQSQLNTILLRHQAFRKSQPGGVRANLKMRDLSHLDLSGIDLSDADLSGAKLFSARLTRANLTNANLYAADLRLANLEKADLRRADLRGACLRGAVLSEAMLVEVDLRDGTLLHYTPSGEMMPHNFEDSVLTSELTAAVIRGADLSRAKVANAFVMQTDLTDAILRGTKFMRANLTNSNLTGCDLTDADLSEANLSGARLSGAVMTNCAIGRANFTNANLIGAILDAAQLRSPNLSAAVMAKVLENPDDDLRNILTLHLSWIDSGGKDGKRADLSSLDLSGRKLDGINLSAGILQCVTLRGASMMGTSLAIADLSLSDLRKVNFTKADLRGVNFERATLTGANLTEAQLGPVHIQGSSSHVWRANLQRARMGMAILKDADLRKVNLSGANLAGADLRGANLSEADLTGTDLTGADLDGTVLDGTSLTDAIGIEEMTGT from the coding sequence ATGCCCCCCGCGCAAGGCTTCGGAACGAACACGCCGCGCACGAAGCTGACGCAGAGTCAGCTGAACACGATCCTGCTCCGCCATCAGGCTTTCCGGAAAAGCCAGCCGGGCGGTGTGCGCGCGAACCTGAAGATGCGCGACCTGTCGCATCTGGACCTGTCCGGCATCGACCTGTCCGACGCCGACCTGTCCGGGGCGAAGCTGTTCAGCGCCCGGCTGACCCGGGCCAACCTGACCAACGCGAACCTCTACGCCGCCGACCTGCGGCTGGCGAACCTGGAGAAGGCTGACCTGCGCCGCGCCGACCTGCGCGGCGCCTGCCTGCGCGGCGCCGTGCTGTCGGAAGCCATGCTGGTCGAGGTGGACCTGCGCGACGGCACGCTGCTGCATTACACCCCGTCGGGCGAGATGATGCCGCACAACTTCGAGGATTCGGTCCTGACCTCGGAGCTGACGGCGGCGGTCATCCGTGGCGCCGACCTGTCGCGGGCCAAGGTGGCGAACGCCTTCGTGATGCAGACCGACCTGACCGACGCGATCCTGCGCGGCACCAAGTTCATGCGCGCAAACCTGACCAACTCCAACCTGACGGGCTGCGACCTGACCGACGCCGACCTGTCGGAGGCCAACCTGTCCGGCGCCCGGCTGTCCGGCGCGGTGATGACCAACTGCGCCATCGGACGCGCCAACTTCACCAACGCCAACCTGATCGGCGCCATCCTGGACGCGGCCCAACTCCGCTCGCCCAACCTGTCCGCCGCGGTGATGGCGAAGGTTCTGGAGAATCCGGACGACGATCTGCGCAACATCCTGACCCTGCACCTCTCCTGGATCGACAGCGGCGGCAAGGACGGCAAGCGCGCCGACCTCTCCTCGCTCGACCTGTCGGGGCGCAAGCTGGACGGCATCAACCTGTCGGCCGGCATCCTGCAATGCGTCACGCTGCGCGGCGCCTCGATGATGGGCACCTCGCTCGCCATCGCCGACCTGTCGCTGTCGGACCTGCGCAAGGTGAACTTCACCAAGGCCGACCTGCGCGGCGTCAACTTCGAGCGGGCGACCCTGACCGGCGCCAACCTGACCGAGGCGCAGCTTGGCCCCGTGCACATCCAGGGATCGAGCAGCCATGTCTGGCGGGCCAACCTGCAGCGCGCCCGCATGGGCATGGCCATTCTGAAGGACGCCGACCTGCGCAAGGTCAACCTGTCCGGCGCCAACCTCGCCGGGGCGGACCTGCGCGGCGCCAACCTGAGCGAGGCCGACCTGACCGGCACGGATCTGACCGGCGCGGACCTCGACGGGACGGTTCTGGACGGCACCAGCCTGACCGACGCCATCGGGATCGAGGAGATGACCGGGACCTGA
- a CDS encoding DUF2336 domain-containing protein translates to MTACDDPQLLDPADYEAAKQMARSADPAVRRRVAASPETRPELLYFLAADAVTEVRQAIATNAGTPRQADLMLAKDREVAVRGALAQKVARLLPDLSADQASQIERLTLECLEALARDQATEVRGILSEALKELPGAPHGVINTLARDVELSVCAPVLQFSPILTDEDLSDIIMRGPVAGALSAIAGRKQISASVADAIARSDDEAAMTALLANPSAQIREETLDRILDQAPQHEPWHAPLVRRPRLPARAVARLASFVADNLLKVLRERTDLDPAAARALAEGVRARVNRGAGGNGGGGAGVARGLVDFGEEELGHLPGDKDKAAERPSDKAARLNKEGKLTEKLLEGALAEGDRAFVLAGLGELAQLPMPIIDRIIGTHAPRAVTSLVWRCGLSMRFARQVQLRIAQIPPKTALMAKEGVLYPMSDDEMRWQLAFFGVEEKV, encoded by the coding sequence ATGACCGCCTGCGACGATCCCCAGCTTCTCGATCCCGCCGACTACGAGGCCGCCAAGCAGATGGCGCGCAGCGCCGACCCGGCGGTGCGCCGCCGCGTCGCCGCGTCGCCCGAGACCCGCCCGGAACTCCTCTACTTCCTGGCCGCCGACGCGGTGACGGAGGTCCGTCAGGCCATCGCCACCAACGCCGGAACGCCGCGGCAGGCCGACCTGATGCTGGCCAAGGACCGGGAGGTCGCGGTGCGCGGTGCCCTGGCCCAGAAGGTCGCCCGGCTGCTGCCCGACCTGTCCGCCGACCAGGCGTCGCAGATCGAGCGGTTGACGCTGGAGTGCCTGGAGGCGCTGGCCCGCGACCAAGCGACGGAGGTGCGCGGCATCCTGTCGGAAGCGCTGAAGGAGCTGCCCGGCGCGCCGCACGGCGTCATCAACACGCTGGCCCGCGATGTGGAACTGTCGGTCTGCGCCCCGGTCCTGCAATTCTCGCCGATCCTGACCGACGAGGATCTGTCGGACATCATCATGCGCGGGCCGGTGGCCGGCGCCCTCTCGGCCATCGCCGGACGCAAGCAGATCTCGGCTTCCGTCGCCGACGCCATCGCGCGGTCCGACGACGAGGCGGCGATGACCGCTCTGCTCGCCAACCCCTCGGCCCAGATCCGCGAGGAGACGCTGGACCGCATCCTCGATCAGGCGCCGCAGCACGAGCCCTGGCACGCCCCGCTGGTGCGCCGGCCGCGCCTGCCGGCCCGCGCCGTGGCGCGTCTGGCAAGCTTCGTCGCCGACAACCTGCTGAAGGTCCTGCGGGAGCGCACCGACCTCGACCCCGCCGCCGCCCGCGCCCTGGCCGAGGGCGTGCGGGCGCGCGTCAACCGCGGGGCCGGGGGCAACGGCGGTGGTGGAGCCGGCGTGGCCCGCGGCCTCGTCGATTTCGGGGAGGAGGAGCTTGGCCATCTGCCGGGCGACAAGGACAAGGCGGCCGAACGCCCGTCCGACAAGGCGGCCCGGCTGAACAAGGAAGGCAAGCTGACGGAGAAGCTGCTGGAAGGCGCGCTGGCGGAGGGCGACCGCGCCTTCGTCCTGGCCGGGCTGGGCGAACTGGCGCAGCTTCCCATGCCGATCATCGACCGCATCATCGGCACCCACGCCCCGCGCGCCGTCACCTCGCTGGTGTGGCGCTGCGGCCTGTCGATGCGCTTCGCCCGGCAGGTGCAATTGCGCATCGCCCAGATTCCGCCAAAAACCGCGCTTATGGCAAAGGAAGGCGTCCTTTACCCGATGTCCGACGACGAGATGCGCTGGCAGCTCGCCTTCTTCGGAGTTGAGGAGAAAGTCTGA
- a CDS encoding sensor domain-containing diguanylate cyclase — MSADPTSDVPPVNPPGPLPTSTLLAAFPGPAIRLDSAHAVAAANAAADELLSAGGRWLADIQGWLATCSVAPGLRSLPVELPRGVMIVEWAATPLPDGDILLLGRDATLERQLRQTLIESRRRYKDLVEVSSDFAWETGSDGRFVFVTPKGALGYTPDALIGRNPKDLAVTEWGDLPLPFDSRRPVDQAELWLKRVDDLPACFVVSAVPLFGPQGDWVGARGVCRETTEQVLRSAELARVRNREKMLAHIVHTLRDQLDAQQALRVAAVETARALGADGCRIYRATETGTLRPAADFAAEIPEELLSDLSRPVLEEIAAGEDAQELTLGANRLLAARTEHRQAVNGAVVVWRGDDSDPWDEEDRMLLSGVADHIGIAHAHLAYQERLRRLSERDGLTGLFNRRTFFERLEEVLGRSDSGPSALLYVDLDNFKAVNDLHGHQQGDAVLMAIGGLLTNGVRPGDLPGRLGGDEFVLWLGRTDEAQAVAVAERLLAGMAALRHLSAGPDKPLGLSIGIAVHQVGSETLQELTDRADSAMYDAKKRGKGHYAVAPVPMDTAVAAEASP; from the coding sequence GTGTCCGCAGACCCAACATCCGACGTTCCGCCGGTCAATCCGCCCGGCCCCCTTCCGACCTCCACGCTTCTGGCCGCCTTCCCCGGTCCGGCGATCCGGTTGGATTCCGCTCACGCGGTTGCCGCCGCGAACGCCGCCGCGGACGAGTTGCTGTCTGCCGGCGGGCGCTGGCTGGCGGACATCCAGGGCTGGCTGGCGACCTGCAGCGTGGCGCCGGGCCTGCGCTCCCTTCCGGTGGAGTTGCCGCGCGGCGTGATGATCGTCGAATGGGCGGCCACGCCGCTGCCCGATGGGGACATCCTGCTGCTCGGACGCGACGCCACGCTGGAGCGGCAGCTCCGCCAGACGCTGATCGAGTCGCGCCGCCGCTACAAGGATCTGGTCGAGGTTTCGAGCGATTTTGCCTGGGAAACAGGCAGCGACGGGCGATTCGTCTTCGTCACGCCCAAGGGCGCGCTGGGTTACACCCCCGATGCGTTGATTGGTCGCAACCCCAAGGATCTGGCGGTGACCGAGTGGGGCGACCTGCCGTTGCCGTTCGACAGCCGCCGTCCCGTCGATCAGGCGGAGTTGTGGCTGAAGCGGGTGGACGACCTGCCCGCCTGCTTCGTCGTGTCGGCGGTGCCGCTGTTCGGGCCGCAGGGTGACTGGGTTGGGGCGCGCGGCGTCTGCCGGGAAACGACGGAGCAGGTGCTGCGCTCCGCCGAGCTGGCGCGGGTGCGCAACCGCGAAAAGATGCTCGCCCACATCGTCCACACGCTGCGCGACCAGCTCGACGCCCAGCAGGCGCTGCGCGTCGCCGCGGTGGAGACCGCCCGCGCGCTGGGCGCCGACGGCTGCCGCATCTACCGCGCGACGGAAACGGGCACCCTGCGTCCCGCCGCCGATTTCGCCGCGGAGATCCCGGAGGAGTTGCTGTCCGACCTGTCGCGGCCGGTTCTGGAGGAGATCGCCGCCGGCGAGGACGCGCAGGAGCTGACCCTGGGGGCGAACCGGCTGCTGGCCGCCCGGACGGAGCACCGTCAGGCCGTCAACGGTGCGGTGGTGGTCTGGCGTGGTGACGATTCCGATCCCTGGGACGAGGAGGATCGGATGCTGCTGTCCGGCGTGGCCGACCACATCGGCATCGCCCACGCGCATCTGGCCTATCAGGAGCGGCTGCGCCGTCTGTCGGAGCGCGACGGGCTGACCGGCCTGTTCAACCGCCGCACTTTCTTCGAGCGGCTGGAGGAGGTGCTCGGCCGTTCGGACAGCGGGCCGTCCGCGCTGCTCTATGTGGACCTCGACAACTTCAAGGCGGTGAACGACCTGCACGGTCACCAGCAGGGCGATGCCGTGCTGATGGCCATCGGCGGGTTGCTGACCAACGGCGTCCGGCCCGGCGACCTGCCGGGGCGGTTGGGCGGCGACGAGTTCGTCCTGTGGCTGGGCCGCACCGACGAGGCGCAGGCGGTGGCGGTGGCCGAACGGCTGCTGGCCGGCATGGCCGCGCTGCGCCACCTCTCCGCCGGGCCGGACAAGCCGCTGGGGCTGTCCATCGGCATTGCCGTCCACCAGGTGGGAAGCGAGACCCTGCAGGAACTGACCGACCGCGCCGACTCGGCGATGTACGACGCCAAGAAGCGCGGGAAGGGCCATTACGCCGTCGCCCCGGTCCCCATGGACACCGCCGTGGCGGCGGAGGCGTCCCCATGA
- a CDS encoding pyrimidine 5'-nucleotidase, with protein MASLRDTGVWIFDLDNTLYPASCNLFAQVDRRIGDFIAGHFGITYEEARVMQKRFFREHGTTLRGLMVEHDVDPVPFLDYVHDIDVSPVAPCPGMADALNRLPGRKIIYTNGSVRHAENVTRQLGIDGCFEATFGIVEAGYVPKPDPRPYDILVDHYDIDPARACMVEDIARNLVPAHALGMTTVWVRSEADWSRPDEGGVGTGSHIDHTVDDLPAWLEEIAG; from the coding sequence ATGGCTTCCCTTCGCGACACCGGGGTCTGGATCTTCGACCTCGACAACACCCTCTATCCCGCCTCCTGCAACCTGTTCGCCCAGGTGGACCGGCGCATCGGCGATTTCATCGCCGGGCATTTCGGCATCACCTACGAGGAGGCGCGCGTCATGCAGAAGCGCTTCTTCCGGGAGCACGGGACGACGCTGCGCGGCCTGATGGTGGAGCACGACGTCGATCCGGTGCCCTTCCTGGATTACGTCCACGACATCGACGTCAGCCCGGTGGCCCCCTGCCCCGGCATGGCGGACGCGCTGAACCGGCTGCCGGGGCGCAAGATCATCTACACCAACGGCTCCGTCCGCCACGCCGAGAACGTGACGCGGCAGCTGGGCATCGACGGCTGCTTCGAGGCGACCTTCGGCATCGTCGAGGCCGGCTATGTGCCCAAGCCCGACCCGCGCCCCTACGACATCCTGGTGGATCACTACGACATCGACCCCGCCCGCGCCTGCATGGTGGAGGACATCGCCCGCAACCTCGTCCCCGCCCACGCCCTGGGCATGACGACGGTCTGGGTGCGCAGCGAGGCCGACTGGTCCCGCCCCGACGAGGGTGGAGTCGGCACCGGCAGCCACATCGACCACACCGTGGACGACCTGCCAGCCTGGCTGGAGGAGATCGCGGGCTGA
- the dapD gene encoding 2,3,4,5-tetrahydropyridine-2,6-dicarboxylate N-succinyltransferase codes for MSHASLESAVNAAWETRDTLNASTKGAVRDAVEEALSGLDSGDLRVAQKTDAGWVVNQWLKKAVLLSFRLNANETIPGAPGGASWYDKVPPKFEGWSEAQFQAAGFRAVPGAVVRRSAYVAPNVILMPSFVNVGAYVDSGTMVDTWVTVGSCAQIGKNVHLSGGVGIGGVLEPLQANPVIIEDDCFVGARSEVVEGVIVERGAVLSMGVFISASTKIIDRNTGEVFVGRVPAYSVVVPGTLPGKPLPDGTPGPGLYCAVIVKRVDEQTRAKTSINDLLRD; via the coding sequence ATGAGCCACGCCAGCCTCGAATCCGCCGTCAACGCCGCGTGGGAAACCCGCGACACCCTGAACGCTTCGACCAAGGGCGCCGTCCGCGACGCCGTGGAGGAGGCCCTGTCCGGCCTCGACTCCGGCGACCTGCGCGTCGCGCAGAAGACGGACGCCGGCTGGGTCGTGAACCAGTGGCTGAAGAAGGCGGTCCTGCTGTCCTTCCGCCTGAACGCCAACGAGACGATCCCCGGCGCGCCGGGCGGCGCCTCCTGGTACGACAAGGTGCCGCCGAAGTTCGAAGGCTGGTCCGAGGCGCAGTTCCAGGCCGCCGGCTTCCGCGCCGTTCCGGGTGCGGTCGTCCGCCGCTCCGCCTACGTCGCGCCGAACGTCATCCTGATGCCCAGCTTCGTCAACGTCGGCGCCTATGTCGACAGCGGCACCATGGTGGACACCTGGGTCACCGTCGGTTCCTGCGCGCAGATCGGCAAGAACGTCCACCTGTCGGGCGGCGTCGGCATCGGCGGCGTGCTTGAGCCGCTCCAGGCCAACCCGGTCATCATCGAGGACGATTGCTTCGTCGGCGCCCGCTCCGAGGTGGTCGAGGGCGTGATCGTCGAGCGCGGCGCCGTACTCTCCATGGGCGTCTTCATCAGCGCCTCGACCAAGATCATCGACCGCAACACCGGCGAGGTCTTCGTCGGCCGCGTCCCGGCCTACTCCGTCGTGGTGCCGGGCACCCTGCCGGGCAAGCCGCTGCCCGACGGCACGCCGGGTCCGGGCCTCTATTGCGCCGTGATCGTGAAGCGCGTGGACGAGCAGACCCGCGCCAAGACCTCCATCAACGACCTGCTGCGCGACTGA
- the dapE gene encoding succinyl-diaminopimelate desuccinylase, whose amino-acid sequence MSTAAAAPSFDPCDPVAVAQALIRCPSVTPEDGGALGVLEAALAPLGFVCHRLRFEEEGTAPVDNLYARLGTEGPNFCFAGHTDVVPPGELKGWSIDPFAAEIHNGRLYGRGAVDMKGAIAAFVAAAARHIKEGGAPKGSISLLITGDEEGVAINGTRKVLDWMQAKGEKLDACVVGEPTNPKALGDMIKIGRRGSMTAFLTVHGAQGHVAYPHLADNPLPRLARMLAAITAEPLDAGTPHFQPSNLELTTIDVGNPAHNVIPAQGKATLNIRFNDLHTADTLLAWLRERLDGVGGSYELDHFVSGDSFLTPPGPLTELVADAAERVTGRRPEYSTTGGTSDARFIKNFCPVVEFGLVGQTMHKVDEHTTLDDLTRLTDIYGEVLRNVFDRIG is encoded by the coding sequence ATGAGCACCGCCGCCGCCGCTCCCTCCTTCGACCCCTGCGATCCCGTCGCGGTGGCGCAGGCCCTGATCCGCTGCCCCAGCGTGACGCCCGAGGACGGCGGCGCTCTGGGCGTTCTGGAGGCGGCGCTGGCGCCGCTGGGCTTCGTCTGCCACCGCCTGCGGTTCGAGGAGGAGGGCACGGCGCCGGTGGACAACCTCTACGCCCGTCTGGGCACGGAGGGGCCGAACTTCTGCTTCGCCGGGCACACCGACGTGGTGCCCCCCGGCGAGCTGAAGGGTTGGTCCATCGATCCCTTCGCCGCGGAGATCCACAACGGCCGCCTCTACGGCCGGGGTGCGGTGGACATGAAGGGGGCGATCGCCGCCTTCGTCGCCGCCGCGGCCCGCCACATTAAGGAAGGCGGCGCGCCCAAGGGCTCGATCAGCCTGCTGATCACCGGGGACGAGGAAGGGGTCGCCATCAACGGCACCCGCAAGGTGCTGGACTGGATGCAGGCCAAGGGTGAAAAACTCGATGCCTGCGTGGTCGGGGAGCCGACCAACCCCAAGGCGCTGGGCGACATGATCAAGATCGGGCGGCGCGGCAGCATGACCGCCTTCCTGACCGTCCACGGCGCGCAGGGGCATGTGGCCTACCCGCATCTGGCCGACAACCCGCTGCCCCGGCTGGCCCGCATGCTGGCCGCCATCACGGCTGAGCCGCTGGACGCCGGCACCCCGCATTTCCAGCCGTCGAACCTGGAGCTGACCACCATCGACGTGGGCAACCCGGCGCACAACGTCATCCCGGCGCAGGGCAAGGCGACGCTGAACATCCGCTTCAACGACCTCCACACCGCCGACACGCTGCTGGCGTGGCTGCGCGAGCGCCTCGACGGGGTGGGCGGCTCCTACGAGCTGGACCATTTTGTGTCGGGCGACAGTTTCCTCACCCCGCCCGGCCCGCTGACCGAGCTGGTGGCGGACGCCGCGGAGCGCGTCACCGGGCGCCGTCCCGAATACTCGACGACCGGCGGCACGTCGGACGCCCGCTTCATCAAGAATTTCTGCCCGGTGGTCGAGTTCGGCCTCGTCGGGCAGACGATGCACAAGGTGGACGAGCACACCACGCTGGACGACCTGACCCGCCTGACCGACATTTACGGCGAGGTTTTGCGGAACGTCTTCGACCGGATCGGTTGA
- the cobT gene encoding nicotinate-nucleotide--dimethylbenzimidazole phosphoribosyltransferase, protein MSNTQPAITFEEIRALVRNLPGPDLDAGTAALQRERQLTKPAGALGRLEEIAQWMATWQGQHPAEVRRPRVAVFAGNHGVAARGVSAYPAAVTAQMVQNFQNGGAAVNQLCEVADADLRVYELDLETPTADFTEKPAMGEEDCCQAMAYGMMAVETGVQLLALGEMGIGNSTAAAALCHALFGGEAKDWTGRGTGVDDEGLARKVAAVEAGLAANPQAKDDPFEALRCFGGYELAAIAGAILAARMARVPVLLDGYACTAAAAVLFKADRRALDHCMVAHRSVEPGHDHLLAAIGKEPLLDLGMRLGEGSGAALAINIVKSACACHAGMATFADAGVSTRGV, encoded by the coding sequence ATGAGCAACACGCAGCCCGCCATCACCTTCGAGGAAATCCGCGCGCTGGTGCGCAACCTGCCGGGGCCGGACCTCGACGCCGGCACGGCGGCCCTCCAGCGCGAACGGCAGCTCACCAAGCCGGCGGGCGCGCTCGGCCGGTTGGAGGAGATCGCCCAGTGGATGGCGACGTGGCAGGGCCAGCACCCGGCGGAGGTGCGCCGCCCGCGCGTCGCCGTCTTCGCCGGCAACCACGGCGTCGCCGCCCGCGGCGTCTCGGCCTACCCGGCGGCGGTGACCGCCCAGATGGTCCAGAACTTCCAGAACGGCGGCGCCGCCGTGAACCAGCTCTGCGAGGTGGCCGACGCCGACCTGCGCGTCTACGAGCTGGACCTGGAGACCCCCACCGCCGACTTCACCGAGAAGCCGGCGATGGGCGAGGAGGACTGCTGCCAAGCCATGGCCTACGGCATGATGGCCGTGGAGACGGGCGTCCAGCTTCTGGCGCTCGGCGAGATGGGCATCGGCAACTCCACCGCGGCGGCGGCGCTCTGCCACGCGCTGTTCGGCGGCGAGGCCAAGGACTGGACGGGCCGCGGCACCGGCGTGGACGACGAGGGGCTGGCCCGCAAGGTCGCCGCCGTCGAGGCCGGTCTGGCCGCCAACCCGCAGGCCAAGGACGACCCGTTCGAGGCGCTGCGCTGCTTCGGCGGCTATGAGCTGGCGGCCATCGCCGGCGCCATCCTGGCCGCCCGCATGGCGCGGGTGCCGGTGCTGCTCGACGGCTACGCCTGCACGGCGGCGGCGGCGGTGCTGTTCAAGGCCGACCGCCGGGCGCTCGACCATTGCATGGTCGCCCACCGCTCGGTCGAACCGGGCCACGACCATCTGCTGGCCGCCATCGGCAAGGAGCCGCTGCTCGATCTGGGGATGCGTCTGGGCGAGGGCTCGGGCGCGGCGCTGGCGATCAACATCGTGAAGTCGGCCTGCGCCTGCCACGCCGGCATGGCGACCTTCGCCGACGCGGGCGTCAGCACCCGCGGGGTGTGA
- the cobS gene encoding adenosylcobinamide-GDP ribazoletransferase, translating into MSADSPAPPVSNWIADLALAVVFLTRLPLRLSGPLAGDAHARAMGWFPLVGAGVGLCGGAVYGLAALAHLPPLPAALLALGAMVWLTGALHEDGAADVADGFGGGRDKARKLEIMRDSRVGSYGVLAIVFSVGVRASALAALAEPRIVIPALLAAGALSRGGMAVIARFMAPARADGLAARQGRPSPGTLALSLALALAVAVTALKGLAPAAILAAILAVAAVAWQARRQIGGHTGDVFGAAQQVAEAAVLLTLAATVA; encoded by the coding sequence ATGTCCGCAGATTCCCCCGCCCCGCCCGTCTCCAACTGGATCGCCGATCTGGCGCTGGCCGTCGTCTTCCTGACGCGTCTGCCGCTGCGCCTGTCCGGCCCGCTGGCCGGGGACGCCCACGCCCGCGCCATGGGCTGGTTCCCGCTGGTCGGCGCCGGGGTCGGGCTGTGCGGCGGCGCCGTCTACGGACTGGCGGCGCTGGCCCATCTGCCGCCGCTGCCGGCGGCGCTGCTGGCGCTGGGCGCCATGGTCTGGCTGACCGGCGCCCTGCACGAGGACGGGGCGGCGGACGTCGCCGACGGCTTCGGCGGCGGGCGCGACAAGGCCCGCAAGCTGGAGATCATGCGGGACAGCCGGGTCGGCAGCTACGGCGTGCTCGCCATCGTCTTTTCGGTCGGCGTCCGCGCTTCGGCGCTGGCGGCGCTGGCCGAGCCGCGCATCGTCATCCCGGCCCTGCTCGCCGCGGGCGCCCTGTCGCGCGGCGGCATGGCGGTGATCGCCCGATTCATGGCCCCGGCCCGTGCCGACGGCCTCGCCGCCCGGCAGGGACGCCCGTCCCCCGGCACGTTGGCCCTGTCGCTCGCCTTGGCGCTGGCCGTGGCCGTGACGGCGCTGAAGGGGCTGGCGCCCGCCGCGATTCTGGCGGCGATCCTGGCGGTCGCGGCGGTGGCTTGGCAGGCGCGGCGGCAGATCGGCGGCCACACCGGCGACGTGTTTGGCGCCGCCCAGCAGGTGGCGGAGGCCGCCGTTCTGCTCACCCTGGCCGCGACTGTTGCATGA